A single window of Myxocyprinus asiaticus isolate MX2 ecotype Aquarium Trade chromosome 48, UBuf_Myxa_2, whole genome shotgun sequence DNA harbors:
- the snx1a gene encoding sorting nexin-1a: MAASSERSPPPFPDSEEPELLEDSDEGADAFTGTSISEMDSPSPVDITGPPKDIFNDPSEDILNDPLSDTNSEPQKSVDAKISSPGSDEAIDMFSDPLDDETDVISSPDIKNPVPDLLNESLTSSTVEPPKSDVISEPGKPGHRNDITDRKKDIFEEPPKDGSKSSRTSAKKAASSELFGDDDDEDIFQEPLKAGLKKPHPSTLSGPPVDIFTEVKSESKIKPQTKDAPMDLFAEEAVMAPVAKPATSANSRANGIHSKEQDLFTEATVELSLDSPCNDRKKKDVMKPSVSTSDASVASSSSSKPPAKTLEEMEEEESEDKFDLNISITNPEKVGDGMNAYMAYKVSTQTSLPMFRSKTFTVRRRFSDFLGLYEKLSEKHAQNGYIVPPPPEKSILGMTKLKVGKEDPSSAEFVERRRAALERYLQRVVSHPSLLQDPDVREFLEKEELPRAVSTQTLSGAGFLKMINKATDAVSKMTIKMNEQDVWFDEKIQDVENEEQQMRKLHVMVESLVSHRKELSGSTAVFAKSMAMLGSSEDNTALSRALSQLAEVEDRIEQLHQEQAANDFFTFSELLADYIRLLGAVRGCFDQRMKSWQRWQDAQNTLQKKREAEAKLLWANKPDKLQQAKDEIADWEAKVTQYERDFERISATVQKDVIRFDKEKARDFKRQIVKYLESLLHSQQQLMKYWEAFLPEAKAIA; the protein is encoded by the exons ATGGCGGCTAGCTCGGAACGCAGTCCTCCTCCCTTCCCGGACTCAGAGGAGCCCGAGCTGCTGGAGGACAGTGACGAGGGCGCGGATGCGTTCACGGGCACG TCAATCTCTGAAATGGATTCTCCATCACCGGTGGACATAACCGGACCTCCTAAAGACATCTTCAACGACCCATCAGAAGATATCTTGAACGATCCTCTGAGCGACACTAATTCTGAACCCCAGAAGAGCGTTGACGCCAAGATATCTTCTCCTGGTAGTGACGAGGCCATCGACATGTTCAGTGATCCACTGGATGATGAAACCGACGTAATTAGTTCACCTGACATCAAAAATCCAGTGCCAGATCTCTTGAACGAATCACTGACTAGCAGCACCGTAGAACCACCAAAATCTGATGTCATCAGTGAACCAGGCAAACCTGGCCACAGAAATGACATTACGGATCGTAAGAAGGATATTTTTGAAGAACCTCCAAAAGACGGCAGCAAAAGTAGCAGAACTTCTGCCAAGAAAGCAGCGAGCTCTGAGTTGTTTggtgatgatgacgatgaagatATTTTTCAAGAGCCTCTAAAAGCCGGATTGAAGAAGCCCCACCCCTCGACGCTCAGCGGGCCACCGGTCGACATTTTCACAGAGGTGAAATCAGAATCAAAGATCAAGCCTCAAACTAAAGATGCCCCCATGGATCTGTTCGCAGAAGAAGCCGTAATGGCGCCTGTTGCCAAACCTGCCACCAGCGCCAACTCCAGGGCTAATGGGATTCACTCCAAAGAGCAGGATCTCTTCACAG AAGCTACAGTGGAGTTGTCGCTGGACAGTCCTTGTAATGACCGTAAGAAGAAAGATGTCATGAAGCCGTCAGTATCGACTTCTGATGCCTCTGTGGCCAGCAGCAGCTCCAGTAAACCTCCAGCCAAAACCCTGGAGGAG ATGGAGgaagaggagagtgaagacaAGTTTGATTTGAACATTTCTATCACAAATCCAGAGAAAGTCG GTGATGGTATGAATGCATATATGGCCTATAAAGTTTCAACACAG ACATCATTGCCAATGTTCCGGAGCAAGACGTTTACAGTACGCAGGCGTTTTAGTGATTTCCTTGGATTGTACGAAAAGCTCTCAGAGAAACACGCGCAGAACGGATATATCGTACCTCCACCGCCAGAAAAGAGCATTCTGG GTATGACTAAACTGAAAGTCGGGAAAGAGGATCCGTCTTCGGCAGAGTTTGTGGAGAGGAGGAGAGCCGCGCTAGAGAG GTATCTGCAGAGAGTTGTGAGTCACCCGTCTCTATTGCAGGACCCTGATGTGAGAGAGTTCTTGGAGAAAGAGGAG TTACCTCGTGCGGTGAGCACCCAAACACTGAGTGGAGCTGGCTTCCTTAAAATGATTAATAAAGCTACAGATGCTGTCAGTAAGATGACCATCAAGATGAATGAACAAGACGTG TGGTTTGATGAGAAGATCCAAGATGTTGAGAATGAAGAACAGCAGATGAGGAAGCTTCATGTGATGGTGGAGTCACTGGTCAGCCACAGGAAAG AGTTGTCAGGGAGCACGGCAGTGTTTGCGAAGAGCATGGCGATGTTGGGCAGTTCAGAGGACAACACGGCGCTGTCACGAGCTCTGTCTCAGCTGGCCGAGGTGGAGGATCGAATCGAGCAGCTACATCAGGAACAGGCAGCAAACGACTTCTTTACCTTCTCAGAGCTGCTCGCAGATTACATACGACTGCTGGGAGCCGTCAGG GGGTGTTTTGACCAGAGAATGAAATCATGGCAGCGCTGGCAAGACGCTCAGAATACGcttcagaagaaaagagaagCCGAAGCCAAACTCCTGTGGGCCAACAAACCTGACAAACTCCAGCAGGCCAAGGATGAGATCGCAGAC TGGGAAGCAAAGGTCACGCAGTACGAGAGAGACTTTGAAAGAATCTCAGCCACCGTACAGAAAGATGTCATCCGTTTTGAT AAAGAGAAAGCTCGGGATTTTAAGAGACAAATCGTCAAATACCTGGAGTCACTTCTGCACTCACAACAACAG TTGATGAAATACTGGGAGGCATTTTTGCCAGAGGCAAAAGCTATCGCGTGA
- the LOC127437392 gene encoding sorting nexin-24-like: MLDHQCSRAIEVFIPSLIREVDEMGKLRKLFRVEILFNGRKHFVLRRQSEFQTLHRKLKKILRAPDFPSKRNQHLRTKPLEQRRQELEDYIQVILYENGAVPQELLDFLQVKHFHLVSKNCSSDENQSDDSQEGYRFQLFHQRVVGFSADPYQLESSSDLPDIVVAGVMQSMYPRDVRVSFKKSCSKPNSPVGLTCAPELPTNPRIPSITINKINVNSLPESQRR; this comes from the exons atgttggaTCATCAGTGTTCTCGAGCCATCGAGGTCTTTATTCCGTCTCTCATAAGGGAAGTGGACGAGATGGGAAAATTGCGCAAA CTCTTCAGGGTGGAGATTCTTTTCAATGGAAGGAAACACTTTGTTTTACGGCGGCAGAGTGAATTTCAGACGCTTCACAGGAAGTTGAAAAAGATTCTGCGAGCTCCTGATTTTCCTAGTAAGAGAAACCAGCACCTGCGGACCAAGCCACTGGAGCAAAGACGACAGGAACTGGAGGACTACATACAG GTGattctgtatgaaaatggagctgtTCCTCAAGAGCTCCTGGACTTTCTGCAGgtcaaacattttcatttagtgAGCAAGAACTGCAGCTCAGA tgaaaacCAGTCAGATGACTCTCAAGAGGGATACAG GTTTCAGTTATTTCATCAGCGAGTGGTTGGTTTCTCAGCCGACCCTTACCAGCTAGAATCCAGCTCAG ACCTCCCTGATATTGTGGTGGCTGGTGTCATGCAGAGTATGTATCCTAGAGACGTCAGAGTGAGTTTTAAAAAGAGCTGCAGTAAACCCAACAGTCCTGTGGGCCTCACCTGTGCACCAGAGTTGCCCACGAATCCCAGAATTCCTTCTATTACCATCAACAAGATCAACGTCAACTCGCTGCCAGAGTCACAGAGAAGATGA